In uncultured Methanobacterium sp., a genomic segment contains:
- a CDS encoding carboxymuconolactone decarboxylase family protein: MKEDVFYGKGMAHVKKDYPDIYKAVVELNEAAYSGKVLDYRTQKLIALGITAAASDDRAMKKQMMSAMKEFDITRDEIVDVLRVVLLTSGNPPFTKAMKILYDITE, from the coding sequence ATGAAAGAAGATGTTTTTTATGGTAAAGGAATGGCTCATGTTAAAAAAGACTATCCTGATATCTATAAAGCAGTAGTTGAATTGAACGAAGCAGCATATTCTGGAAAAGTCTTAGACTATCGTACACAGAAGTTAATCGCCCTGGGAATAACTGCTGCAGCCTCTGATGACAGGGCCATGAAGAAGCAGATGATGAGTGCCATGAAAGAATTTGATATAACTCGGGATGAAATTGTTGATGTCCTACGGGTGGTTCTTTTAACTTCTGGTAACCCTCCCTTCACCAAGGCCATGAAAATATTGTACGATATTACCGAGTAA
- a CDS encoding histidine kinase N-terminal 7TM domain-containing protein: MIAEHSILGIILLISAIILLYLSFYSLKKRSSNLYFYFSLLTLSVFLWCLGSAMEFFSVQMWAKIFWIKISYIGVATAAPLWFIVVLEYAQHEKYLKPRYIGMLMVLPLVIILLAFTNDLHGLIWPSITPVSDVTGSLLIYAHGVGFWVNIAYSFILIILGLVVLLRLLMKSPRAYHTQILILIISGVIPLFFSVLYNTDILGIPGLDITPFGLTISGLLLAVSIFKFSLLGIRPIAYEKLFETIKNGFMVFDANGILIDVNPAAEMIGITEDDVGKQATDLLDKFPELKEFYHKAGEEKTIYIGDPFNLWLRMQITFLYDKNEFKGRLLTIQDISKLKRAEKDYIDSEERYKNLSELSPDAILVVMGEKIVFANKASATIFGMENPQDLLDKNLFSFYSPDSVEAGKKRLHEVFVENKTLDFIEEKIISLDGQLKDIEVGDAPINYNGQRAVQIVARDISQRKKLEEELKNSLKEKDLMMKEIHHRVKNNLMVIQSLLNLQSRYIKDTDARDIFKDSQNRAKSMAMIHESLYQSSDLKRIEFSEYITTLANNLFYSYATDPERVKMSVNVDEVMLDINTAIPLGLILTELISNCLKYAFPDDESGEIKVDFHSDDVDGTSKFRLTVSDNGVGLPPDFDPKKSDSLGIMLIYSLSEQISAKIKLDTSNGTKFDITFEEKLDHS; this comes from the coding sequence ATGATTGCTGAACACTCGATTTTAGGCATTATATTACTTATTAGTGCCATAATACTTCTTTATTTATCGTTTTACAGCCTAAAGAAGCGTTCATCTAATTTATACTTTTATTTTTCCCTGCTAACTTTATCTGTATTTTTATGGTGTTTGGGTTCTGCCATGGAATTTTTCAGTGTCCAGATGTGGGCCAAAATATTCTGGATAAAAATTAGTTACATTGGAGTGGCTACCGCTGCACCTTTATGGTTTATTGTGGTATTGGAATATGCACAACACGAAAAATATCTTAAACCAAGATATATTGGGATGTTAATGGTTTTACCCCTTGTTATCATCCTCCTAGCATTTACCAATGATTTACATGGACTCATCTGGCCCAGTATCACCCCGGTTTCGGATGTTACTGGTTCACTATTAATCTACGCCCATGGAGTGGGATTCTGGGTGAACATTGCCTACAGTTTTATACTCATAATCTTGGGACTGGTAGTCCTGTTAAGGCTCTTAATGAAATCTCCCCGGGCATACCATACTCAAATATTGATCCTGATCATAAGTGGGGTGATACCCCTATTTTTCAGTGTCCTGTACAACACGGATATACTGGGCATCCCTGGACTGGATATAACTCCATTTGGGTTAACTATTTCCGGACTACTACTAGCAGTATCAATTTTTAAATTTTCTTTACTGGGTATAAGGCCCATTGCCTACGAAAAACTCTTCGAAACAATAAAAAATGGGTTCATGGTTTTTGATGCCAACGGTATATTAATTGATGTTAACCCTGCTGCGGAAATGATTGGAATAACTGAAGATGATGTGGGGAAACAGGCAACAGACTTACTGGATAAATTCCCTGAATTAAAAGAGTTCTATCATAAAGCTGGTGAAGAAAAAACAATATATATAGGTGATCCATTCAACCTATGGCTTAGAATGCAGATCACATTCCTCTATGATAAAAATGAATTTAAAGGACGATTATTAACAATCCAGGATATAAGTAAACTTAAAAGAGCTGAAAAAGATTATATTGACAGTGAAGAACGTTATAAAAATTTATCTGAACTTTCACCCGATGCTATTCTGGTGGTTATGGGTGAGAAAATCGTTTTCGCCAACAAGGCTTCCGCCACCATATTTGGCATGGAGAATCCTCAAGATCTTTTAGATAAAAATCTTTTCAGTTTTTACTCTCCTGATTCGGTGGAAGCTGGTAAAAAACGTTTACATGAAGTTTTTGTTGAAAATAAAACTTTAGATTTCATTGAAGAAAAAATTATATCCCTCGATGGTCAACTTAAGGATATTGAAGTGGGGGATGCCCCAATAAACTATAATGGTCAGCGGGCGGTTCAGATCGTGGCCAGGGATATTAGCCAGCGGAAAAAACTGGAGGAAGAACTGAAAAATTCATTAAAAGAAAAGGATCTGATGATGAAGGAGATCCACCACCGTGTTAAAAATAATCTAATGGTTATCCAGAGTCTTCTTAACCTACAATCACGGTATATTAAAGATACAGATGCGAGGGATATTTTTAAAGATAGTCAAAACCGTGCCAAGTCTATGGCTATGATCCATGAAAGCCTTTACCAGTCCAGCGATCTTAAACGGATAGAATTCAGTGAATACATTACCACCCTGGCCAACAACCTTTTCTACAGCTATGCTACTGATCCTGAACGGGTGAAGATGAGTGTTAATGTGGATGAGGTTATGCTGGATATAAACACCGCCATTCCCCTGGGACTCATTTTAACAGAACTGATATCCAACTGTTTAAAATACGCATTCCCAGATGATGAAAGTGGTGAAATAAAGGTTGACTTCCATTCTGATGATGTTGATGGTACAAGTAAATTTAGATTAACAGTCAGTGATAATGGAGTTGGTCTCCCACCAGACTTTGACCCCAAGAAATCTGATTCCCTGGGCATAATGCTCATCTACAGTTTATCTGAACAGATAAGTGCTAAAATCAAACTGGACACCAGTAATGGAACCAAGTTTGATATAACCTTTGAAGAAAAGCTGGATCATTCTTAA
- a CDS encoding 50S ribosomal protein L15e codes for MYSYIRDAWKNPDESYVKELMQQRAPQWRKESVITRVERPTRLDRARSLGYKAKKGYVVVRTRVRRGGRRKTRFTAGRKPKRQGVKKITPKKSIQRMAEERVARKYPNLEVLNSYWLWEDGKFKFFEVILVDPNHPVIKNDPKINWICEKHHRGRVFRGLTSEGKKNRGLRNKGKGAEKLR; via the coding sequence ATGTACAGTTATATAAGAGATGCCTGGAAAAATCCAGATGAGTCTTACGTAAAAGAATTAATGCAACAGAGAGCTCCCCAGTGGAGAAAAGAAAGTGTAATCACCCGTGTCGAGCGACCAACCAGACTTGACAGGGCAAGGTCCCTTGGATACAAAGCCAAAAAGGGATATGTAGTTGTCAGAACCCGTGTACGTCGTGGTGGACGAAGGAAAACCAGATTCACCGCAGGCCGTAAGCCAAAAAGGCAGGGTGTTAAAAAGATAACTCCTAAAAAATCCATTCAGCGCATGGCTGAAGAAAGGGTAGCCCGTAAATATCCCAACCTGGAAGTTTTAAACTCCTACTGGCTCTGGGAAGATGGGAAATTCAAATTCTTTGAAGTGATCCTGGTTGATCCTAACCATCCTGTGATCAAAAACGACCCTAAAATCAACTGGATCTGTGAAAAACATCACCGTGGAAGAGTATTCCGTGGATTGACCAGTGAAGGTAAGAAAAACAGGGGACTCAGGAATAAAGGTAAAGGAGCGGAGAAATTAAGGTAA
- a CDS encoding RNA-binding protein, whose protein sequence is MIHNLSYRAFVYGTENEEKVREALSTLLPAAQPTKEITEGYHKNQVIILQGKITKKRELKDFLEKLHSLNPSAKKRILRELESKMDERGNLFLRFDKQRAYLGDLKVVDHGDSLHLKLKIAAYPSRKEEALKVARQIFE, encoded by the coding sequence ATGATACATAACCTCTCCTACCGGGCCTTTGTTTATGGAACTGAAAACGAAGAGAAGGTGAGGGAGGCTCTATCTACCCTCCTTCCCGCAGCCCAACCAACCAAGGAAATCACTGAAGGTTACCATAAGAATCAGGTTATTATTCTCCAGGGAAAAATCACCAAAAAAAGGGAACTTAAAGATTTCCTGGAAAAATTACATTCACTAAACCCCTCTGCCAAAAAAAGGATTCTAAGAGAACTTGAATCTAAAATGGATGAAAGAGGGAATCTTTTTCTTAGATTTGATAAGCAACGTGCATATCTGGGAGATCTGAAAGTAGTGGATCATGGTGATTCCCTGCACCTGAAACTGAAAATAGCTGCCTATCCTTCCAGGAAAGAAGAGGCTCTAAAGGTAGCCCGGCAGATATTTGAATAA
- a CDS encoding RNase P subunit p30 family protein has protein sequence MFFDFHIHGGPELALDAGNMGYHGVGLTVYSRDCINKPETLKNLRKSISDLNADKDDHISIQICVEIEAKNQEDLKKQVQKFRKKADVILVHGGDLKINRAATEDPRVDILSHPYRSRFDSGINHVLAVKAAENSVAIEINLKYFLLTRPNQQYRVLNQFRQIMKLHRKYEVPVIITSDTSSFYGLRNPRDIVALAACFGMTKDEAFNALSKTPQEIIYRNKIRDDVVVPGARLVK, from the coding sequence ATGTTTTTTGATTTTCATATTCACGGTGGTCCTGAACTGGCCCTAGATGCTGGAAACATGGGATACCATGGAGTAGGGTTGACTGTCTATTCCCGAGATTGTATCAATAAACCCGAAACCCTTAAAAACCTGCGTAAAAGCATCAGTGACCTGAATGCAGATAAGGATGATCACATTTCTATCCAGATATGTGTGGAAATAGAGGCCAAAAATCAGGAAGACCTTAAAAAACAGGTACAGAAATTTCGAAAGAAGGCCGATGTCATTCTGGTCCATGGTGGTGACCTTAAAATAAACAGAGCAGCCACCGAAGATCCCCGTGTTGATATCCTGAGCCACCCCTATCGTAGCCGTTTTGATAGTGGTATTAACCATGTTTTAGCAGTTAAAGCTGCTGAAAACAGTGTTGCAATAGAAATAAACCTGAAATATTTCCTTTTAACTCGTCCAAACCAGCAATACAGGGTTTTGAATCAGTTCAGGCAGATTATGAAGTTGCATCGTAAATACGAGGTACCGGTTATAATCACCAGTGACACCAGTTCATTCTATGGACTGCGCAACCCCAGAGATATCGTGGCACTGGCTGCCTGTTTTGGAATGACCAAAGATGAAGCATTTAATGCATTGTCCAAAACTCCACAGGAAATTATCTACAGAAATAAAATAAGAGATGATGTCGTAGTTCCAGGGGCACGTCTGGTAAAATAA
- a CDS encoding Rpp14/Pop5 family protein — translation MKLKILPTHLRDKKRYIAFEAFSEIPLQRDDVISLVTDSSLNLYGACGTSQLGLWVVKVWNCHDTDNCYPATGKHVVKGIIRCKRDELDRARAVLPTINKFHGKNVVFHTLGISGTIKAAITNFIKLKAADE, via the coding sequence ATGAAGCTTAAAATATTACCCACGCACCTTAGGGATAAGAAAAGATACATTGCATTTGAGGCTTTTTCAGAAATCCCTCTCCAGAGGGATGATGTAATATCCCTGGTTACAGACTCATCTTTAAACCTATACGGGGCATGTGGAACCAGCCAACTGGGATTATGGGTGGTGAAGGTGTGGAACTGTCATGATACTGATAATTGTTATCCCGCAACGGGAAAACACGTGGTTAAGGGAATCATCCGATGTAAAAGGGATGAATTAGACCGAGCCCGAGCAGTTCTTCCAACCATAAATAAATTTCACGGGAAAAATGTGGTTTTTCACACTCTCGGAATTTCAGGAACCATCAAGGCAGCTATAACAAACTTTATTAAATTGAAGGCAGCAGATGAGTAA
- the psmA gene encoding archaeal proteasome endopeptidase complex subunit alpha produces MQPFPAAGYDKGISIFSPDGRLFQVEYAREAVKRGTTSLGVKSAEGIVLVVDKRPSSKLVEPTSIEKIFQIDEHIGAATSGLVADARKLIEQARMESQVNKITFNEPIPVEMLAKKICDLKQMYTQHGGVRPFGSALIIGGVNDNGCRLFETDPSGALIEYKATAIGAGRAMAMEVFEKGYSEDLKINEAMELALDAIYEATEGKTTKESVEIAVIEESNHKYRKLTEDEIEEHVEELLIRKSKEDEEEEE; encoded by the coding sequence ATGCAACCGTTCCCAGCAGCAGGATATGATAAAGGTATATCTATTTTTAGCCCAGATGGAAGGCTATTTCAGGTTGAATACGCAAGAGAAGCTGTCAAAAGAGGTACAACTTCATTAGGTGTGAAATCAGCAGAGGGGATTGTGCTGGTGGTAGATAAAAGACCCAGCAGCAAACTGGTGGAACCCACCTCCATTGAAAAGATATTCCAGATCGACGAACACATAGGAGCAGCAACCTCAGGTCTGGTGGCCGACGCCCGTAAACTCATTGAACAGGCTAGAATGGAATCTCAGGTCAACAAGATCACCTTCAACGAACCTATACCCGTGGAAATGTTAGCCAAGAAGATCTGTGACTTGAAGCAGATGTACACCCAGCACGGTGGAGTCAGACCATTCGGTTCAGCACTGATCATCGGAGGGGTCAACGACAACGGATGCCGATTGTTTGAAACAGACCCTAGTGGTGCCTTAATTGAATACAAGGCCACTGCTATTGGAGCTGGTAGGGCAATGGCCATGGAAGTCTTTGAAAAGGGTTACAGTGAAGATCTCAAGATCAACGAAGCCATGGAACTGGCACTAGATGCAATCTACGAGGCAACCGAAGGCAAAACCACCAAAGAAAGCGTAGAAATTGCGGTTATAGAAGAATCCAATCATAAATATCGCAAACTCACAGAAGATGAAATAGAAGAACATGTAGAAGAACTCCTCATCCGCAAGTCCAAGGAGGACGAGGAAGAAGAGGAATAA
- a CDS encoding ribosome assembly factor SBDS, which produces MITLENAVIARLEYYGERFEILVDPDLASDFKRGEDIQIEEILAVEEVFKDAKKGDKVSEEAMNKAFETTDPLEAAVIIIRKGQVQLTAQQRRDMQEDKRRMVVAKIAREAINPQTKLPHPARRIEIAMEEAKVRIDPFKSVDEQVNITLKAIRKLIPIRLEKVRVAIHIPGEDTGRVYGVIPEFGKTIKEEWQQDGSWVAVVEIPGGMQEGFYQKLSEITHGQVESKLLK; this is translated from the coding sequence ATGATCACCCTGGAAAATGCAGTTATAGCCCGCCTGGAATACTACGGGGAACGGTTTGAGATCCTGGTGGATCCTGATCTGGCATCTGATTTTAAAAGGGGAGAAGATATCCAAATTGAAGAGATACTGGCTGTTGAAGAGGTTTTCAAGGATGCTAAAAAGGGGGATAAAGTATCAGAAGAGGCTATGAACAAAGCCTTTGAAACAACTGATCCTCTGGAAGCCGCTGTAATCATCATCCGCAAGGGGCAGGTCCAACTCACCGCCCAACAACGGAGGGATATGCAGGAGGATAAGAGAAGGATGGTCGTGGCTAAAATAGCCCGCGAAGCCATAAATCCTCAAACAAAACTCCCCCACCCTGCTAGACGGATTGAAATAGCCATGGAAGAGGCCAAAGTCCGGATAGATCCCTTTAAGAGTGTGGATGAACAGGTAAATATCACTCTAAAAGCCATCCGTAAGTTAATACCCATAAGGCTTGAAAAAGTGAGAGTAGCTATCCACATACCTGGAGAAGATACTGGACGGGTTTATGGAGTTATACCTGAATTCGGGAAAACCATTAAAGAAGAATGGCAACAGGACGGATCATGGGTTGCTGTAGTGGAAATCCCTGGTGGTATGCAGGAAGGTTTTTATCAGAAACTCTCCGAGATTACCCATGGACAGGTTGAATCCAAACTCTTAAAATGA
- the rrp4 gene encoding exosome complex RNA-binding protein Rrp4, with translation MLLVEDKQIVIPGEILAEGDYHSGRGTFKEEDKVCSSLVGLVAVRDKKISVIPLQSKYIPKRGDVVIGKVSDIRFSMWNLDINSPYSGILPAAEVFGKEKRDLNRAFNVGDVLFLRVVDVDEVKKVKLGLKGRGLGKFRGGILINITPTKVPRLIGKKGSMINMIKDQTRCEVVVGQNGVVWVKGKPEMERVVQKVVKTIEEEAHTSGLTDRIRDMLLELLGEKTEKPDTEKPDTKEEDEYEEELIQ, from the coding sequence GTGTTATTAGTAGAAGATAAACAGATAGTAATTCCGGGTGAGATCTTAGCAGAAGGGGACTATCACTCAGGAAGAGGAACTTTCAAGGAAGAAGACAAGGTATGCTCTTCCCTGGTCGGCCTGGTGGCTGTTAGGGATAAAAAAATCAGTGTCATACCATTACAGAGTAAATACATTCCTAAAAGGGGAGATGTGGTTATTGGTAAAGTATCTGATATCCGCTTTTCCATGTGGAACCTGGACATAAACTCACCTTACTCTGGAATATTACCTGCAGCAGAAGTTTTCGGTAAAGAAAAAAGAGACTTAAACCGGGCTTTCAATGTGGGAGATGTACTTTTCCTGCGCGTGGTGGATGTTGACGAAGTTAAAAAGGTAAAACTTGGTCTCAAAGGTAGAGGACTTGGTAAATTCCGTGGAGGAATCCTCATAAACATAACCCCCACCAAGGTGCCCCGACTTATAGGTAAAAAAGGATCCATGATCAACATGATCAAAGACCAGACCAGATGTGAAGTAGTGGTAGGTCAAAATGGAGTAGTCTGGGTTAAAGGAAAACCAGAGATGGAAAGAGTGGTGCAGAAGGTTGTTAAAACCATTGAAGAAGAAGCACACACATCTGGCCTCACTGACAGGATAAGGGACATGTTACTGGAACTTCTCGGTGAAAAAACCGAAAAACCAGATACCGAAAAACCAGATACAAAAGAAGAAGATGAATATGAGGAAGAATTGATTCAGTAA
- the rrp41 gene encoding exosome complex exonuclease Rrp41, which translates to MTSATKKRPDGRAFDELRPLKIEAGVLERADGSAYVEIGDNKVLAAVYGPRELHVRRLLKPNMAILRCRYNMAPFSVDDRKRPGPDRRSVEISKITTEALNPAVFLEKFPRSTIDIFIEVIQAEGGTRCAGITAASVALADAGIPMRDMVSACAAGKADGQVIMDLSEWEDKEGEADLPIAMMPRTGDITLLQMDGHLTDDEFEKALDLAIKGCKIISEEQKKAIKNRYGD; encoded by the coding sequence ATAACTTCTGCCACTAAAAAAAGACCAGATGGAAGGGCTTTTGATGAACTGAGGCCCTTGAAAATAGAAGCAGGAGTCCTGGAAAGAGCCGATGGATCCGCATACGTGGAAATCGGTGATAATAAGGTCCTAGCAGCTGTTTATGGTCCCAGAGAATTGCACGTGCGCAGATTATTAAAACCTAACATGGCCATACTGCGCTGCAGATATAACATGGCACCATTTTCAGTGGATGACCGAAAAAGACCGGGACCAGACCGCAGATCAGTGGAAATATCCAAGATAACCACAGAAGCACTTAACCCTGCAGTTTTCCTGGAAAAATTCCCCAGATCAACCATTGACATTTTCATAGAAGTCATTCAGGCAGAAGGAGGAACCCGATGTGCCGGTATAACTGCAGCCTCCGTGGCCCTGGCCGATGCAGGCATACCCATGCGGGACATGGTATCCGCCTGTGCCGCTGGTAAAGCTGATGGGCAGGTTATCATGGACCTATCAGAATGGGAAGATAAGGAAGGAGAAGCTGACTTACCCATTGCCATGATGCCACGCACAGGGGACATAACCCTGCTACAGATGGATGGACACCTCACTGATGATGAATTCGAAAAGGCACTGGATCTAGCTATAAAAGGATGTAAAATCATCAGCGAAGAACAGAAAAAAGCCATAAAGAACAGGTACGGTGATTAA
- the rrp42 gene encoding exosome complex protein Rrp42 — protein sequence MVQSIVPEIIRESVANLIKNGERADGRALDQYREVSIETGVIKKAEGSARVKIGNTQIIVGAKPQIGEPFPDTPNVGVLITNSELVPMAAPNFEAGPPNETSVELSRVTDRCVREGKVVDLEKMVIIPGKKVWMIFLDLHIIDYDGNLMDAAVLGSVAALMNTKIPSTTIEDDEVVIDYETMVPIPINEQPLMCTLAKIGGELVADPSLEEDDVLDARISIGVRTDGSICAMQKGGSVPLTREEILKAVKIAQTKTKELREFLPKA from the coding sequence ATGGTACAAAGCATAGTTCCAGAGATCATAAGGGAAAGTGTTGCTAACCTCATCAAAAACGGAGAAAGAGCAGACGGAAGAGCCCTGGACCAGTACCGGGAAGTGAGTATTGAAACCGGAGTCATTAAAAAGGCAGAAGGTTCCGCCCGGGTTAAGATAGGTAACACCCAGATAATAGTGGGTGCCAAACCACAGATTGGTGAACCATTCCCTGACACACCCAACGTGGGTGTTTTAATAACCAACTCCGAACTCGTACCCATGGCAGCCCCTAACTTCGAAGCAGGACCTCCCAATGAAACTTCAGTAGAACTGTCCAGAGTAACCGACCGCTGTGTACGGGAAGGGAAAGTAGTGGACCTGGAAAAAATGGTCATCATCCCTGGAAAGAAAGTCTGGATGATATTCCTGGACCTTCACATAATTGATTACGATGGTAACCTCATGGATGCCGCAGTTCTGGGTAGTGTAGCTGCCCTTATGAATACCAAAATCCCAAGCACAACCATTGAGGATGATGAAGTTGTAATTGATTATGAAACCATGGTTCCAATTCCAATCAATGAACAACCCCTCATGTGCACCCTGGCCAAGATCGGTGGGGAACTGGTGGCAGATCCTTCCCTGGAAGAAGATGATGTCCTGGACGCCAGAATATCCATAGGTGTGCGAACCGATGGAAGTATCTGCGCCATGCAAAAAGGCGGATCAGTACCCCTCACACGTGAAGAAATCTTGAAAGCTGTTAAAATAGCTCAAACCAAGACTAAAGAACTCCGTGAGTTCCTCCCCAAAGCATAG
- the rpl37A gene encoding 50S ribosomal protein L37Ae, with amino-acid sequence MARTKKVGVTGRFGARYGRKAKRTVKSIEDNMKKNHTCPKCDRPGVKRTAAGIWKCRKCGAVFTGGAYMPNTPMGKTATRNIKRIVGGL; translated from the coding sequence ATGGCAAGAACTAAAAAAGTAGGTGTAACCGGAAGATTTGGAGCCCGGTACGGTAGGAAAGCAAAGAGAACCGTAAAGAGCATCGAAGACAACATGAAGAAGAATCACACCTGTCCTAAATGTGATCGACCTGGAGTTAAACGGACCGCAGCAGGAATATGGAAATGCCGCAAATGCGGAGCAGTATTCACTGGCGGAGCATACATGCCCAACACCCCAATGGGTAAAACCGCTACCAGGAACATTAAGAGGATTGTTGGAGGTTTATAA
- a CDS encoding DNA-directed RNA polymerase subunit P, with product MYKCDKCGTLVDIKGYTESKCPSCRYRILFKEIPPVRRQVQAR from the coding sequence TTGTATAAATGTGATAAATGTGGTACACTGGTAGATATCAAAGGTTACACAGAATCCAAGTGTCCCAGCTGCCGTTACCGGATACTCTTCAAGGAGATCCCCCCGGTCAGGCGACAGGTACAAGCCAGATAA
- a CDS encoding Brix domain-containing protein: MLITTSRKPSQRTRTFCRGLERVLKARCVNRGKMSLRDVFLKAKEMETDRVAVVFERNGNPNRMDFYQDGELFISLLITVDFSLPKGRMEKDNLCIRCEVDELKDLSTEIFAIPPEDSITDLQGKNSDCNLLLIRTSKQKSRPLIEFFDGKGQATGPRIYIQEWKLAGDEDKSS; this comes from the coding sequence ATGTTAATTACCACTTCCCGAAAACCGTCCCAAAGGACCCGGACATTCTGCCGAGGTCTTGAACGGGTATTGAAAGCTCGCTGCGTAAACCGTGGTAAAATGAGTCTCAGGGATGTCTTTTTAAAGGCAAAGGAAATGGAAACCGACAGGGTGGCTGTGGTATTTGAAAGAAACGGAAACCCCAACCGGATGGATTTCTACCAGGATGGAGAACTATTCATCAGTCTACTGATAACTGTGGACTTTTCCCTCCCCAAGGGAAGAATGGAAAAGGATAACCTCTGTATCCGCTGTGAAGTGGATGAGTTAAAAGATCTATCCACGGAAATATTTGCAATTCCCCCTGAAGATTCCATAACGGATTTGCAGGGGAAAAATTCCGATTGCAACCTTCTACTCATCAGAACTAGCAAACAGAAATCCAGACCTTTAATTGAATTTTTCGATGGAAAAGGCCAGGCCACTGGACCACGCATTTACATTCAGGAATGGAAACTAGCAGGTGATGAGGATAAAAGCTCTTAA
- a CDS encoding KEOPS complex subunit Pcc1, with product MRIKALKKVESLIELEFPSSSDAEIVFRAIEPEIRGSPSERTSTEIESEGNILKISITAQDTTSLRASLNSYLRWVMLSNEILELKNLKN from the coding sequence ATGAGGATAAAAGCTCTTAAAAAGGTTGAAAGTCTGATAGAACTTGAATTTCCATCATCTAGTGATGCAGAAATTGTTTTTCGGGCTATTGAACCAGAAATAAGGGGATCACCCTCGGAGCGAACCAGTACTGAGATTGAATCTGAGGGTAACATTCTAAAGATCTCAATCACTGCACAGGACACAACATCCCTCAGAGCATCCCTGAATTCATACCTGCGATGGGTAATGCTTTCCAATGAGATCCTAGAATTAAAAAATTTAAAGAATTAA
- a CDS encoding prefoldin subunit beta: MEIPQNIQHQLAQFQQMQQQAQAITMQKQNVDMQIKETEKALEELEKVADDAEVYKTAGTLLIKMPKPELTEDLTEKLETLQLREKTVKRQEERVMKRLQEMQETLQGAMQMQQPGMGN; this comes from the coding sequence ATGGAAATTCCCCAAAATATCCAACATCAATTAGCACAATTCCAGCAGATGCAACAGCAGGCCCAGGCCATAACCATGCAGAAACAGAACGTGGATATGCAGATAAAAGAAACTGAAAAGGCCCTTGAAGAACTGGAAAAAGTGGCAGATGATGCAGAAGTTTACAAAACCGCTGGAACCCTGTTAATTAAAATGCCCAAACCTGAACTAACTGAAGACCTGACCGAGAAACTGGAAACCCTCCAGCTCCGGGAAAAAACGGTTAAAAGACAGGAAGAAAGGGTAATGAAACGGTTGCAGGAAATGCAGGAAACCCTACAGGGTGCCATGCAGATGCAGCAGCCTGGTATGGGTAACTAA
- a CDS encoding DUF3194 domain-containing protein, translating into MKTLTDPEMEKISEAAAVAAENYIFSKVSKKEVQDMELRVEFNQEDGLDVDVEVELFLDELCKADDNLADEAAQVALEEIDRQVEKLSE; encoded by the coding sequence TTGAAAACATTAACCGACCCTGAAATGGAGAAAATATCCGAAGCTGCAGCAGTAGCTGCAGAAAACTATATTTTTTCCAAGGTCTCAAAAAAAGAAGTCCAGGATATGGAGTTAAGAGTTGAATTCAACCAAGAAGATGGTCTTGATGTTGATGTAGAAGTAGAACTCTTCCTGGATGAACTTTGCAAAGCAGATGACAACCTGGCTGATGAAGCTGCCCAGGTTGCTCTGGAAGAGATTGATAGACAGGTTGAAAAACTGTCTGAATAA